The region CCAGCAATCAATTTCTTAACAAATAAAACTTAGTTTATGAAAAATGAAATTTACACATTTCAATTTGGTCTACGAGTTGAAGAACTCGAAAATTTTATCGCAGCTGAAATCCAAAAGATTAAAGCTAAAGCTCATCAAGATATTGATATAGCAATATCTCAAGGTATTTTGACTATTAACCTACTGCTTCTAGAAATCACTGCTTTCTTCGAAGTATTGAAAGAACATGTAAACCAGAGACTCAATCCTGAGATTGAAAAACTAACTGAAGAAATTTCTCAAACAATTATTGAGGAGTTAAAAGAAATTACAAAATCCAAACAAGATGCAAATCAAAAGAAAATAGGGACTCTGGAAGTTGATGTTAAACGGACTAAGCTCTCTTATGATTGGAAGAATTACAAATGGATCAAAATTGCAATCCTTTCACTTTGTTCTATTGATGCTATGGCCAATTATTCTAGTTTGCAAGTTTTAGTTAGCAATCTATTAGTTGCAATAATTTTGGCATTGGCAGTTGCAATTGGTCTAGCCTTCGGAGCACATATTCTAGGATCCAAAATTAGATTTGCCAAAACATTAAAAGAAAAAGCAATTTGGTTTGCAGTTGGATTTATAGGAGCTAGTGCAGTTTTCTTTTACTTAGGAATGCAAAGACAGGTATTTTCTGATGATGGCTCAACATTTTCTAATTCACCAATTCTTTGGATGTTGTTCAATGATTTCTTCTTTATAATAGCCTTACTCCTCGCTTCAACAAAATTGCCCACAAGAGAACAGGTGCTTGAGTTTAATGAATTAAATGATAAAAAGAATCAAATATTACAATTAAAACACCAAAATGCAGAATTGGATAAAGCCCTTCAAATTGAGGAAAGTAAAGTCAATGAGAATAAACAAAAGCTTGAGGCATTTAAAAAATACAAGGAAGGTCTATTAATGTCCTTGGAGAAAGAAAAGGAACTACAGCATGCAACGTGCTTAAAAGAGCATGAATTGAAAAATGGAAGAATATTGCTAAATAAAAATTTAAATAATGAAACAAAACTTGCATAGTGTAATATTTATTTTAATCTTTTTTATTGGTCAGTCTTCTTGTAAGACTTTAACTTCGGAAACTATCATAATACTTGATCTAACTGAGGAAACATTTACTCATATATCTATCAATGAATACAAAATCATTTCTAGTCTGAATGACAATGTATTTAATGGTGAGGTGGTTCGAATACAGCCAATCACTGAAAATGGATTTAATACTGTGGAATGCCATAAAATTGAAAGGGTGGCATCATCAGCACTGGGAAATGAATATCAAAGACGTAGTGAATTAAAGAAGTTCTACTCTTCCATCGATTCAAGTTTACAACTTTTAAAAAAAGGTAGAACCAGGCGAAGTGGATCTGTGATTTTTAAAATACTTAGTGAAGAATTGAATCATTTAAATAAGTCGAAAGCAGATAAGAAAATACTTATTATTAATTCAGATCTCATGGAAAATTCATTTATTGATTTTACTAATTCCAGCAATATTGAGAGGATTAGGAATAATCAAAATGAGATTGAAAAGCTTTTAACAGATAAATATCCTGTTGCCGATTTAAAAGGTATTTCTATATACATCATATACAAGCCAGTTAATAAATGGGATAGCGAGAGATTTGAGTTAGTATCTGATTTCTATAAGAAACTATTTGAGTCTAAAGGAGCAATTGTTAATGTAAGTGGAAATTTAAATTAAGCCTATGACAAATCCAATTGTTCAAAGAGTCCTAGAATTGTCCAAGACCTTAATTATAACTGCTTTCAAACTTGCATCATTACTGTTTGCTTTTTCATGTAAGATACTAGGCTCGATATTAATCAAGACCGGAGAATTAATTTATAAAATGGTAAGTAGATGATTAGGGTTATTGGATTTGTTTTTGAGATTGTATTTGAAGTACTGTCTGCAATAATAAGTGGTTTGTTCGAATTCATTTCTGCATTGTTTGATCAGGAACGGAAAACAGAATTTGATGCCGTATTTTTTCCGCCTCATGAAATTATGAGAAAGCAGGATAAAGGATTCTGCTTAACTGGTGAATATTGTCTTTCAATTTCTGAAAGTTATAAAAACGCAATTGCCTTGGGTGGCTCCGGTTCTGGTAAGAGCTCCACAATATTGATCAATAGTGCTTTACTAATGGCAAAAGGTAATTCAAGTTTAATCTTTAATGACCCAAGCCATGAAATACGATTATTGGTCAGTGGTGCTCTTATCGAACTCGGATATGAGATAAGAGTGATAAATTATAACAGTCTTAATTCCGAATGTTTTAACCCATTAAAACGCTGTCAGACTATTTCAGATATTCAGAAGCTTGCATCACTTCTTGTCAGAAATGCATTAGGTGATTCTAAAGATCCGTTCTGGAACAAAAGTGCCGAGGCCATTATATCTCTATTCATCCGGTATTTGATTTTTTATGCTGAACCAGAATTCAGGACTTTATACAATGTTTTGCATTTGATAAATGTATTCGCAGGCAATCCAGAGAAGATGGACAGGTTAATAGTTATAGCAAAGGATGAAAAAATGTTATCCGAATACAAAGCTTTTGTTGCATATGGAGACAAGACCCTGTCATCAATACTCGCTACAGCCAAAGCATCATTAACTCTATTCACAGACGAAACAGTTGCAAGT is a window of Candidatus Vicinibacter affinis DNA encoding:
- a CDS encoding type IV secretory system conjugative DNA transfer family protein, whose product is MIRVIGFVFEIVFEVLSAIISGLFEFISALFDQERKTEFDAVFFPPHEIMRKQDKGFCLTGEYCLSISESYKNAIALGGSGSGKSSTILINSALLMAKGNSSLIFNDPSHEIRLLVSGALIELGYEIRVINYNSLNSECFNPLKRCQTISDIQKLASLLVRNALGDSKDPFWNKSAEAIISLFIRYLIFYAEPEFRTLYNVLHLINVFAGNPEKMDRLIVIAKDEKMLSEYKAFVAYGDKTLSSILATAKASLTLFTDETVASITSIDTIDFSEFRTKKVALFINNSVPDMHYYSALSSLFFQQFFNELLVRIPTKNETNIFFLLDEASSMYLPGLSTTISNIRKYNSGILLIYQDYHQLEHVYGSYEAKNITANCYAKVYLPGQPIETCKILETTLGKFEYEDENEVRHIRQLMTADEIRMSDRAIVLIGNKPPIHAKLRPYYNDWKLNSLTMLPPYEPSNNLPFDIPPLIHLDEKKKA